A window of Ptychodera flava strain L36383 chromosome 1, AS_Pfla_20210202, whole genome shotgun sequence contains these coding sequences:
- the LOC139138917 gene encoding thioredoxin-like protein 4A, with protein MSYMLAHLHNGWQVDQAILSEEDRVVVIRFGHDWDPTCMKMDEVLYSIADKVKNFAVIYLVDITEVPDFNKMYELYDPCTCMFFFRNKHIMIDLGTGNNNKINWALEDKQEMIDIVETVYRGARKGRGLVVSPKDYSTKYRY; from the coding sequence ATGTCGTACATGTTGGCACATCTCCACAACGGATGGCAAGTTGACCAAGCCATTCTCTCGGAGGAGGACAGAGTTGTGGTCATCCGCTTTGGACATGACTGGGATCCTACCTGCATGAAAATGGACGAAGTCCTATACTCCATAGCTGACAAGGTGAAAAACTTTGCTGTTATATACCTGGTGGACATCACAGAGGTTCctgatttcaacaaaatgtacgaACTCTACGACCCTTGCACCTGTATGTTCTTCTTCAGGAATAAACACATCATGATTGACTTGGGAACAGGTAACAATAATAAAATCAACTGGGCGCTTGAAGACAAACAAGAAATGATTGACATTGTGGAAACAGTCTATAGAGGAGCCAGGAAAGGCAGAGGTCTTGTGGTGTCTCCAAAAGATTACTCAACTAAGTACAGATATTAG